In a single window of the Engraulis encrasicolus isolate BLACKSEA-1 unplaced genomic scaffold, IST_EnEncr_1.0 scaffold_292_np1212, whole genome shotgun sequence genome:
- the LOC134443223 gene encoding uncharacterized protein LOC134443223 yields MVQCCVPLCKNRNDVDKGFPFYRFPVDEKVSKKWLKLIRRDNFTPTPNTRICGWHFPNGKAAGPTRFAWNEGKAFQSIEQPSKRLKTLPVTEEEEDEAEAGSCHLEVQRSTELLQMENAQLKEENLRLHAQLQNHKQTFSFDQISSVPRKVIYYTGMPDAATVFFLYALLSKFPLKYHYDWTVQSMPLIDQLLLTLMKLRLNCGIEDLSTRFNCSRTTVTNIFMTISSALYDILYVGMMENNIPSRFKNQTSLPECFLPFPNCRIVLDCTEVAVCNTESLEDQSKLYSHYKGCTTLKALVGVAPNGVITFVSELYGGSISDKAITADSGVLEQLVPGDMVMADKGFTIRDILPEGVSLNIPTFLVDGQFTLQEVQYNRLIASARVHVERSIQRLKTFRILKEIPHQYKKHGNKIWKVCVCLMNLQTPILREVDV; encoded by the exons ATGGTACAGTGCTGTGTCCCGTTGTGTAAGAACAGAAACGACGTCGACAAAGGATTCCccttttaccgttttcctgtcgACGAGAAAGTCAGCAAAAAGTGGCTGAAGTTGATACG ACGTGACAATTTCACTCCAACTCCTAATACCAGGATCTGCGGGTGGCATTTCCCGAATGGAAAGGCAGCCGGACCCACAAGATTTGCATGGAACGAGGGAAAGGCTTTTCAGTCCATTGAACAGCCATCCAAACGACTGAAGACACTCCCTGtcactgaggaagaggaagacgaggcagAGGCAGGTTCATGCCACCTTGAAGTTCAACGATCAACCGAATTGTTGCAAATGGAGAATgcccaactgaaagaagaaaatttAAGATTGCATGCACAactacagaatcataagcaaacaTTTTCATTCGACCAAATATCCTCTGTGCCCCGCAAAGTCATTTATTACACAGGCATGCCTGATGCTGCCACAGTTTTCTTTCTATATGCCCTTCTTTCCAAATTTCCCCTCAAGTATCACTATGATTGGACTGTCCAAAGTATGCCACTAATTGATCAATTGCTGTTAACTCTGATGAAGCTCCGGCTGAATTGTGGGATCGAAGACCTCTCCACCAGATTTAACTGCAGTCGAACCACAGTCACCAATATTTTTATGACCATCTCCAGTGCCCTTTATGACATCTTGTACGTTGGAATGATGGAAAACAACATCCCTTCCCGTTTCAAAAACCAAACCTCCCTGCCAGAGTGCTTCCTCCCATTCCCCAACTGCCGTATTGTGCTTGACTGCACTGAAGTGGCTGTCTGCAACACCGAAAGCCTTGAGGACCAAAGTAAGCTGTACAGCCATTACAAAGGATGCACCACACTTAAGGCTCTGGTCGGTGTGGCGCCCAATGGAGTTATCACGTTTGTTAGTGAACTGTATGGTGGGAGCATATCCGACAAAGCCATAACAGCTGACAGTGGAGTGCTGGAACAACTTGTTCCAGGGGACATGGTGATGGCTGACAAGGGCTTCACCATCCGCGACATTTTGCCCGAAGGTGTTTCCCTCAACATCCCCACATTCCTTGTCGATGGACAGTTCACATTGCAGGAAGTTCAGTATAATAGACTGATTGCCAGTGCCAGAGTCCATGTGGAACGTTCTATTCAGCGCCTGAAAACATTTCGGATTTTAAAAGAGATCCCACATCAGTACAAGAAACATGGAAACAAgatctggaaagtgtgtgtgtgcttgatgaacTTACAGACACCCATCCTGAGGGAAGTAGATGTCTGA
- the LOC134443224 gene encoding uncharacterized protein LOC134443224 isoform X2 has translation MTRTDVECVWRRPTAPKTEDVVAKRLSVMAPSTSKAGIKRPVTEEDKGWTRQSLAQFGRFTGLGFILAPEIHQEFDPSLPEKLFDGILASQEYSDAQDKEDFIMTSLAVSQQQKEAIERATVGQTSNALWAAYRKKRITASNFGLVLSAVRRQSFPPSLFKTLLGEYNPKQGARACDWGIVHEKEAKKKFMEQSGETILEKGLFLSDSGLLGASPDGLLLSSNYLVEVKCPYSAREKTIAQAAEAKDFYLYVDQVTGLFRLKNTHNYWHQIQGNLHLTEATTCHLVVWTTQDMAIVEIKKDPAWVSNLKVLENFYKDHFLPRALFNNK, from the exons atgacccggacggatgtggagtgtgtgtggagaaggcctACAGCACCCAAAACAGAGGACGTTGTGGCCAAGAGGCTGTCTGTGATGGCACCTTCGACATCAAAAG cTGGAATTAAGCGCCCAGTGACCGAAGAAGACAAAGGCTGGACAAGGCAGTCTTTGGCGCAATTTGGGCGTTTCACAGGTCTGGGCTTTATTTTAGCCCCAGAAATACATCAg GAATTTGACCCATCCCTACCAGAGAAACTATTTGATGGGATACTGGCCAGTCAGGAGTACAGCGATGCTCAAGACAAAGAGGACTTCATCATGACGTCTCTTGCTGTCAGCCAGCAACAAAAAGAAGCCATCGAGAGGGCCACAGTTGGGCAGACGAGCAATGCATTATG GGCAGCATATCGCAAGAAGAGGATCACAGCGAGcaactttggtttggttttgtctgCAGTCAGAAGACAGTCTTTCCCACCTTCATTGTTCAAGACACTGCTGGGAGAATACAACCCCAAACAAGGAGCTCGT GCATGTGATTGGGGAATCGTGCACGAGAAAGAGGCCAAAAAGAAGTTCATGGAACAAAGTGGGGAGACCATCCTGGAGAAGGGACTGTTCCTGTCTGACAGTGGGCTGCTTGGGGCCTCCCCAGATGGACTTCTACTGTCCAGCAATTACCTTGTGGAGGTGAAATGCCCATATTCTGCCAGAGAGAAAACAATCGCTCAGGCAGCAGAGGCAAAGGACTTTTACCTGTACGTGGACCAAGTCACCGGGCTATTTAGGTTGAAGAACACCCACAACTACTGGCATCAGATTCAGGGCAACCTGCACCTGACAGAGGCTACCACCTGTCATCTAGTTGTATGGACAACTCAGGACATGGCCATTGTAGAGATTAAAAAAGACCCAGCCTGGGTCAGCAATCTTAAGGTCCTGGAAAATTTTTACAAGGACCATTTTCTGCCCCGTGCTCTCTTCAATAACAAATAA